In the genome of Nisaea sediminum, one region contains:
- a CDS encoding GNAT family N-acetyltransferase has protein sequence MTDNYVIRPMSAADIDDAVAWAAAEGWNPGERDAQCFASVDPAGFIGGFLDGRMIASISVVNYDEAFSFLGFYIVQPEYRGKGYGYRLWQEGMAHAGDRAVGLDGVVAEQENYRRSGFELAYRNIRYGGTPILPAALPGLEIRALKTPDDALKAFDRTVFPVAREAFLDAWLGTRGHAAFAAYRDGVFAGYATVRPCVTGAKIGPLFALDADVAGALAAATIGAVETNEIFLDVPEPNAAAVRLAGQLGLSPVFETARMYRGTAPDIDLSRIFGVTSFELG, from the coding sequence ATGACCGACAATTATGTGATCAGACCGATGAGCGCCGCGGATATCGACGACGCGGTGGCTTGGGCGGCGGCCGAGGGATGGAACCCGGGGGAACGGGACGCGCAGTGTTTTGCCAGCGTCGATCCGGCGGGCTTCATCGGCGGCTTTCTCGACGGCCGGATGATCGCCTCGATCTCGGTGGTGAACTACGACGAGGCTTTCTCCTTTCTCGGCTTCTACATCGTGCAACCGGAATATCGCGGCAAAGGCTACGGCTACCGGCTCTGGCAGGAAGGCATGGCGCATGCGGGCGATCGTGCGGTCGGCCTCGACGGCGTGGTGGCGGAGCAGGAGAACTACAGGCGCTCCGGCTTCGAGCTGGCCTATCGCAACATTCGATACGGCGGAACGCCGATTCTGCCGGCAGCCCTTCCGGGGCTTGAGATCCGTGCGCTGAAAACTCCGGACGATGCGCTGAAGGCGTTCGACCGGACGGTGTTTCCGGTCGCTCGCGAGGCTTTTCTGGATGCGTGGCTGGGTACTCGCGGACATGCGGCCTTCGCAGCCTACAGGGATGGGGTATTCGCCGGATATGCGACGGTCCGGCCCTGTGTCACCGGGGCGAAGATCGGCCCGCTTTTCGCGCTCGATGCGGACGTGGCCGGCGCGCTCGCCGCCGCCACCATCGGCGCGGTCGAGACGAACGAGATCTTTCTCGACGTCCCGGAACCCAATGCGGCGGCGGTCCGGCTTGCCGGGCAGCTGGGGCTGAGCCCCGTCTTCGAGACCGCGCGCATGTACAGGGGCACGGCGCCCGACATAGACCTCTCCCGGATCTTCGGGGTCACCTCCTTCGAATTGGGGTGA
- a CDS encoding aspartate/glutamate racemase family protein, producing the protein MKILVINPNTTASMTDKIRETAVAIAAPGTEIVARNPADGPVSIEGHYDEAYCVPGLLCEAKKGAAEGADALVIACFDDPGLEACRELLDIPVIGICEAAMAAASMVGHGFSVVTTLPRAVPIIEALAFKYGFERQCRKVRSAEIPVLALEEEGGGAAAKVREEVLAAIEHDHAEAVLLGCAGMTDLADALTKETGVPVIDGVAAAVKFAEAMVGLGLKTCKRRAYEAPRAKKYSGAFAFAAPEAKA; encoded by the coding sequence ATGAAGATTCTGGTTATCAATCCGAACACCACAGCCTCGATGACGGATAAGATCCGCGAGACGGCCGTCGCCATCGCGGCGCCAGGTACCGAGATCGTCGCGCGCAATCCTGCCGACGGACCGGTCAGCATCGAGGGGCATTACGACGAAGCCTATTGCGTGCCGGGGCTGCTCTGCGAGGCGAAGAAGGGGGCGGCGGAAGGTGCCGACGCGCTCGTCATTGCCTGTTTCGACGATCCGGGCCTCGAGGCCTGCCGGGAGCTCCTGGATATTCCGGTCATCGGCATCTGCGAAGCGGCGATGGCGGCGGCATCGATGGTCGGGCACGGCTTTTCCGTCGTGACGACCCTGCCGCGGGCGGTGCCGATCATCGAGGCGCTCGCTTTCAAGTACGGTTTCGAGCGGCAGTGCCGGAAGGTGCGCTCGGCCGAGATCCCCGTGCTCGCGCTCGAGGAAGAGGGCGGCGGCGCGGCGGCAAAGGTCCGCGAGGAGGTGCTGGCGGCGATCGAGCATGATCATGCCGAGGCGGTGCTCCTCGGCTGCGCGGGCATGACCGATCTCGCCGATGCGCTGACGAAGGAAACAGGTGTGCCGGTGATCGACGGTGTCGCGGCCGCGGTGAAATTCGCCGAGGCCATGGTCGGGCTGGGGCTCAAGACCTGCAAGCGGCGCGCCTACGAGGCGCCGCGGGCGAAGAAATATTCCGGCGCGTTCGCCTTCGCGGCGCCGGAGGCCAAGGCCTGA
- a CDS encoding ABC transporter permease gives MGARTRSFYVLATIFGAFVFFLYGPMFAVILLAFQGPDGGLTFPMNGVSLHWFADIFRPQSIGDIWGSFDRSIKLGMMVMLATVVISFLSGLAYRKRFRGSTVLFYVVIASLIMPSIVVSLGIGSMFELLGIERSWWSSAFGAHLTWTLPFGLLIMFAVFNRFDPAYEEAARDLGASGWQTIRHVVLPIVAPSLIGVALFGFTLSYDEIARTSQSVGALNTLPMELHAMQTNVTTPVIYALGAYTTALSLVVIGVSLSAVLLFRWRQRRHGSDADKGMV, from the coding sequence ATGGGCGCCCGCACCCGCAGCTTCTACGTCCTGGCGACAATCTTCGGCGCCTTCGTCTTCTTCCTCTATGGGCCGATGTTCGCGGTCATCCTGCTCGCCTTCCAGGGCCCGGACGGTGGGCTGACCTTCCCGATGAACGGGGTCTCGCTGCACTGGTTCGCGGATATCTTCCGTCCGCAATCGATCGGCGACATCTGGGGCTCCTTCGACCGCTCGATCAAGCTCGGAATGATGGTGATGCTGGCGACCGTGGTGATCTCCTTCCTCTCGGGGCTGGCCTACCGCAAGCGCTTCCGGGGCAGCACCGTGCTGTTCTACGTCGTGATCGCCAGTCTGATCATGCCCTCCATCGTCGTCAGCCTCGGGATCGGCTCGATGTTCGAACTGCTCGGGATCGAGCGCTCCTGGTGGAGCTCGGCCTTCGGCGCGCATCTCACCTGGACCCTGCCTTTCGGCCTCCTGATCATGTTTGCGGTTTTCAACCGCTTCGATCCGGCCTACGAGGAAGCGGCGCGCGACCTCGGGGCCAGCGGCTGGCAGACAATCCGCCATGTCGTGCTGCCGATCGTCGCGCCGAGCCTGATCGGCGTCGCGCTTTTCGGCTTCACGCTCTCCTATGACGAGATTGCCCGCACATCGCAGTCGGTCGGCGCACTCAACACGCTGCCGATGGAACTGCATGCGATGCAGACCAACGTGACCACACCGGTGATCTATGCGCTCGGCGCCTACACGACGGCGCTGTCCCTCGTCGTGATCGGTGTTAGCCTGTCGGCCGTCCTGCTCTTCCGCTGGCGCCAGAGGCGCCACGGTTCGGACGCGGACAAGGGAATGGTCTGA
- a CDS encoding ABC transporter permease — protein MERLSAWIAYLQALPLTLIFLVFFALPIALVVVVSFFDYQTYQILIPDFVLFNYEDVFSSSVTYQTYLITFRFCLMVWAITLVLGFTIAYFLAFHIRTITMQIVLFLLCTIPFWTSIVIRMIAWIPLLGRNGLVNKALLALGITDMPVEWLLYSEFAVVIGYVHLYTLFMIVPIFNSMMRIDGSLLEAATDAGANGWQTVWNVIVPLCKPGIAIGSIFVVAMVMGDFVTVNVLGGGQVASVGKAIAAELSYLQFPPAAANSMVLLGVVILLIMALMRFADVRKEL, from the coding sequence ATGGAGCGACTGAGCGCCTGGATTGCCTATCTGCAGGCATTGCCGCTGACGCTGATCTTTCTGGTCTTCTTCGCGCTGCCCATCGCGCTCGTCGTGGTGGTCAGCTTCTTCGACTACCAGACCTATCAGATCCTCATTCCCGACTTCGTGCTGTTCAATTACGAGGACGTCTTCTCGTCTTCGGTGACCTACCAGACCTATCTGATCACCTTCCGCTTCTGTCTCATGGTCTGGGCGATCACGCTCGTGCTCGGCTTCACCATCGCCTATTTCCTCGCCTTCCATATCCGCACGATCACCATGCAGATCGTGCTTTTCCTGCTCTGCACGATCCCGTTCTGGACCTCGATCGTGATCCGCATGATCGCCTGGATCCCGCTGCTCGGGCGGAACGGCCTGGTGAACAAGGCGCTGCTGGCGCTGGGAATCACCGACATGCCGGTGGAATGGCTGCTCTACAGCGAATTCGCCGTGGTGATCGGCTATGTGCATCTCTACACGCTCTTCATGATCGTGCCGATCTTCAACTCGATGATGCGGATAGACGGGAGCCTGCTGGAAGCCGCGACCGATGCGGGCGCGAACGGCTGGCAGACGGTCTGGAATGTCATCGTGCCGCTCTGCAAACCGGGTATCGCCATCGGCTCGATCTTCGTCGTCGCGATGGTGATGGGCGATTTCGTCACCGTGAACGTGCTCGGAGGCGGCCAGGTGGCCTCGGTCGGCAAGGCGATCGCGGCCGAACTCTCCTATCTCCAGTTCCCGCCCGCGGCGGCCAACTCGATGGTGCTGCTCGGCGTCGTGATCCTGCTGATCATGGCTCTGATGCGCTTCGCAGACGTGCGCAAGGAGCTCTGA